Genomic segment of Panicum virgatum strain AP13 chromosome 9N, P.virgatum_v5, whole genome shotgun sequence:
tcagtccactgtagcagcgtgcactgttgctccagtcagtagctggtcatcatgactcgtcgcccatgggcgcggcgctgcgtctttagtgcttgccttggtaactgacgagccgcctcggtaactggcgatctacagtgtggactgacaaaagctgccccgtgcccagcggcagcagagcctgcctcaaccactcgcacttaatgcgggtgggtgagggagcttccaacggaaggcttgcgcccgcgcccgcgtctgcgtgacacgtggcggctccggacccctcccgagcagctagctgagccgagagctcacggggggtctggataggcacgtggaggtcccggacccacctgcgggagtccggatggcacgtggaggtcccggacccacctgcgggagttcgggtccgcggccacaggtgctgagcatttccacctctgggacacgtggtgacaccggacccgtccctgagcgggaagcgggtccgggaccgttggtccggtgagatggagtcggaacccaggagtccggctgctcagctccttagggcgtagttacggataaatacgcgagtcttggcacagtaggagtaggtaccccagttgtagggtaccgacatCCCTAATGATGCACCTCTAATGTGTATCAAATAGTTCAAATTTTGTCAAAGATGGAGTTCATCTTGACGCTAATTCAATGAAGTttgaattatttttttcttcaaaatttcaattttcaaGTTTGTTTGAGTTTCAACTTATAAAGATGGAGTTCATCTTGATGCTAATTCAAAATTTACAAAATTATATTGTCTATACTCTTTTCTACCACTGTGtcaatttttataattttttatccaCATTTTCTATCTGAATTGAGtgaaaaaagagaggagaaaaAATATATGAAGAAAATGTAAAAAGTACTTGTAAAACCGCCGAGAGAGATAAAACAAACAATTTTTATAGTTTGGGGACTCGATACCTGGTTTTGcacttgagagagaaaaatcagATTTGTACGATAATTGAGGGAGGTAAATTAGATTTTTTTCATAAATAGAATATGTTAGGGATTAGGGAAGGAAGAAATTAGCCCGATGAGCTGGGCCATCTCTAGCAGAGCTCCATTCCACTTCAGCACGACCCACTAAGAAACAACACCACAACGGCCCATGAGCGTCGCATTCTCGGAGCCTACCAACCACACCACCGGCTCGCCGCCCAACGCACCGTAGCCGGAAGGAAGGGGAAAAGAAGCCTGCACGCCCAATCTCGcgtctcgccggcggcgcgccaccGTCACCGCCATGATCAGCATCCTCGCGCAGGTAACCCAGCATAAACCCCTTTAAGCACCGAGAAATCGACAGGATCCCGTTTGATTGGTGTGGCTGATtcggttcttttttttttttgttggttgGGTCTGGATCTACGCGCAGGAGCGCCTCCTCGGGTTCGCCCTGGGCTCCGTCTCCATGGGCGGCTTCGTCCTCCACCAGCGCCGCGCCATCTACCGCTCCCTCGCCGAAGCCGACGGGTCGCCTTACTCCTACCAGGTAGGCATCTGGTTGCTTCCCCCCGAGCCTAGCAAATGTCTGCTTTTGAACTATTGTTGCGGTTCATGGCTTAGTTTTCCGTTCATCGCATGACAGAGTTCTAGCGACCATCGGAAATTCGTGATCTTTTGTTTATGTTGTGACCTTTTACCGCCAT
This window contains:
- the LOC120688093 gene encoding uncharacterized protein LOC120688093, with amino-acid sequence MISILAQERLLGFALGSVSMGGFVLHQRRAIYRSLAEADGSPYSYQPGEITSRSLTELAHVWNKAVDETLGRLVVYLSSRGW